From Aspergillus fumigatus Af293 chromosome 3, whole genome shotgun sequence, a single genomic window includes:
- a CDS encoding T6SS phospholipase effector Tle1-like catalytic domain-containing protein, which translates to MDTVPLGPAPIPKQFVLCFDGTGNKFCGDESDSNVLKIFRMLDRSKSHQYHYYQPGIGTYVTSNSLSSDGRFHRIKSAYLKAKDSAVGSSFDQHVMGGYKFLMRYYAPGDDIYFIGFSRGAYIARFLAEMLDYIGLLEAGNEELTRFAWKTFAKWQQRRRGDSEEEKEEKKKLFRFMKAFRETFSRPISRIKFIGLFDTVNSVPRFESAWMQRSKFPYTARSSARIIRHAVGIDERRAKFRQDLISEVKPWSMNKRGPRRWQRHLHHFRHDEGPESEKPNGLPSIVVNDDANVENGPRNTPGRTDQEETGSVYRSADGSRAGSIRSAHHYRSSSPLKRTKFGLAVPMMNPSTEDLASVKSGNSMLSLQVPETGSRAPSEYDEDDEDEKHQDIQEVWFPGGHADIGGGWKLGEGEEWPLSHAPLVWMVHEAQRAGLQFDPRKLKKFECCEEYDGEISPLHEHLHWEQNMDMCQDPSHGEDDDEHMRFARKEDEQNASKSKRRFLEALYESSTKGILHDCLAYGNGLPFTSVLSWRIMEYLPFRRMDLQDDGSWKPIRWPLPCGEVRDIPKDAQIHVSAIRRMKANPEYRPGNLIIGGGGRGVKRAPAEYGIGEWVVKDHEGDPVREVYVRKCVSKMCKEAHA; encoded by the exons ATGGACACAGTACCGCTGGGGCCGGCCCCCATCCCAAAGCAGTTTGTCCTTTGCTTTGATGGTACTGGTAATAAATTTTGCGGTGATGAATCTGACAGCAACGTGCTCAAGATCTTCCGG atgcTAGATCGCAGTAAGAGTCACCAGTACCATTACTACCAGCCAGGTATTGGCACATACGTGACGTCGAACTCCCTTTCCAGTGATGGGCGATTCCACCGGATCAAGTCGGCCTACCTGAAAGCTAAGGACTCCGCCGTGGGTTCCTCCTTCGACCAGCATGTCATGGGTGGTTATAAATTCCTCATGAGATACTATGCCCCCGGCGACGATATTTATTTTATTGGTTTCAGTCGCGGTGCTTATATCGCGCGCTTCCTGGCGGAGATGCTTGATTATATCGGCTTGCTGGAAGCGGGAAATGAGGAGCTGACTAGGTTCGCATGGAAGACCTTTGCCAAGTGGCAACAGCGTCGGCGCGGGGAcagtgaagaggaaaaggaagagaagaaaaaattgTTCCGATTCATGAAGGCTTTCCGTGAAACTTTTAGCAGACCTATCAGTCGCATAAAATTTATAGGTCTATTCGACACGGTCAATAGCGTGCCGAGGTTCGAGTCAGCCTGGATGCAGAGAAGCAAATTCCCCTACACTGCTCGCAGCTCAGCGAGGATTATCCGACATGCCGTAGGCATTGACGAACGACGCGCCAAATTTCGACAGGATCTCATCTCTGAGGTTAAACCATGGTCAATGAATAAACGAGGTCCTCGTCGCTGGCAGCGACACCTGCATCACTTCCGTCATGATGAGGGTCCGGAGTCAGAGAAACCGAATGGTCTACCATCCATTGTCGTGAACGATGACGCGAACGTGGAGAACGGGCCGCGAAACACACCAGGCCGAACGGATCAAGAGGAAACGGGATCCGTCTACCGCAGTGCAGATGGATCGCGTGCCGGAAGCATTCGCAGTGCACACCATTATCGttcatcctcgccgctgAAGAGAACGAAATTCGGGTTGGCTGTACCTATGATGAACCCATCTACAGAAGATTTAGCATCAGTTAAGAGTGGTAACTCGATGCTTTCGCTTCAGGTGCCGGAAACCGGAAGTCGGGCTCCTAGCGAGtacgatgaagatgacgaagatgaaaAGCATCAGGACATTCAAGAAGTCTGGTTTCCCGGCGGACACGCGGACATCGGCGGGGGTTGGAAACTTGGCGAGGGCGAAGAATGGCCTCTTAGTCATGCACCACTGGTATGGATGGTACACGAGGCACAGCGTGCGGGCCTTCAGTTTGACCCGCGCAAGCTCAAAAAGTTCGAATGTTGCGAAGAGTATGACGGGGAGATTTCGCCTTTGCATGAGCATCTCCATTGGGAACAGAATATGGATATGTGTCAAGATCCAAGCcatggagaagatgatgatgagcaCATGAGATTCGCCCGAAAGGAGGATGAACAGAACGCGTCTAAATCCAAGCGCAGATTTTTGGAAGCTCTGTACGAGTCCAGCACGAAAGGAATCCTGCATGATTGTTTGGCTTATGGCAATGGGCTGCCATTCACGTCAGTCTTGTCGTGgcggatcatggagtatctTCCATTCCGTCGCATGGATTTGCAGGACGATGGCTCTTGGAAACCGATCCGGTGGCCTCTTCCCTGTGGAGAGGTGCgagatattcccaaggatGCTCAAATCCATGTCTCGGCCATTCGCCGCATGAAGGCCAATCCCGAGTACCGACCGGGCAACCTAATCATTGGCGGCGGCGGACGTGGTGTCAAACGAGCTCCAGCAGAGTATGGCATTGGTGAATGGGTAGTTAAAGACCACGAAGGGGATCCTGTACGCGAAGTGTACGTCCGCAAGTGTGTGTCGAAGATGTGCAAAGAGGCACATGCCTGA
- a CDS encoding sugar porter family MFS transporter produces MGRFFTVSLAAFAATGSFLFGYDSGVMTDVIASPNFLAFFNTNKTSAIIGAINSTFNGGAAIGALQGGLTMDRFGRKFTIQMGALICLVGAILQASAMNLAMILVGRILAGWAVGLMSMSVPVYQAECAHPRSRGLIVGLAQQMIGVGFIVSTWVGYGSLHAPDTSSFQWRFPLAFQAVPALLLVVGMLFMPESPRYLVETEKYDEAMRILKRLHYDGTNDDWIQTEYTEIKATIDAEKAVMAPGWLIMFQVPQWRTRLMHGVAVQVFTQFTGVNVIGYYQTIMYESLGITGNRATLVAGIYNCVGPIANLIFIIFILDRVGRRRPMMFGAIGISIALICEAALNSQNEDGSRHGYSIGGVVFLFCVTIIFSLSFGPCSWVYMSEVMPMQIRGKGNAFATGIGNWAVATLWAQVSPIALGKLGWKFYFVFVAWNICITLPVIYFCFKETKQKSLEEIDLLFGGRALGTLPENMAEKGEETGISVTNVEHSV; encoded by the exons ATGGGCCGATTTTTCACCGTCAGTCTGGCTGCTTTTGCAGCTACTGGGTCGTTTCTCTTTG GATATGATTCCGGTGTGATGACCGATGTTATTGCGAGTCCTAATttcctcgccttcttcaacaCCAACAAGACTTCCGCCATTATCGGGGCCATTAACAGTACATTCAATGGAGGCG CCGCCATTGGGGCCCTTCAGGGAGGCCTGACGATGGATCGGTTCGGGCGTAAATTTACCATCCAGATGGGTGCTCTTATCTGTCTCGTCGGCGCTATTCTTCAGGCTTCGGCGATGAACCTGGCCATGATTCTGGTCGGCCGTATCCTCGCAGGATGGGCTGTCGGTCTCATGTCCATGTCCGTGCCCGTCTATCAGGCCGAGTGCGCGCATCCTCGCTCTCGCGGCTTGATCGTTGGACTGGCGCAACAGATGATTGGGGTTGGTTTCATCGTCAGCAC ATGGGTCGGTTACGGATCACTCCACGCACCAGACACGAGTTCGTTCCAATGGCGATTCCCCTTGGCTTTCCAGGCCGTTCCTGCTCTGCTTCTCGTTGTCGGCATGCTTTTCATGCCAGAGTCCCCTCGATACTTGGTCGAGACCGAGAAGTACGACGAGGCGATGAGGATCCTAAAGAGATTGCACTATGATGGGACCAATGACGACTGGATTCAGACCGAATACACAGAGATCAAGGCCACTATCGATGCCGAGAAGGCTGTTATGGCTCCTGGCTGGCTCATCATGTTCCAAGTCCCTCAGTGGCGGACCAGATTGAT GCATGGTGTTGCCGTGCAGGTCTTCACTCAGTTCACCGGTGTCAACGTGATCGGCTACTATCAAACAATTATGTATGAATCACTCGGTATCACAGGGAACAGAGCCACGCTAGTTGCCGGTATTTACAACTGCGTTGGTCCTATCGCGAACTtaatcttcatcatcttcattctgGACAGGGTAGGACGACGCAGGCCCATGATGTTTGGTGCCATCGGAATTTCCATTGCCTTGATCTGTGAAGCAGCATTGAACTCGCAGAATGAGGATGGTAGCCGCCATGGCTACAGTATCGGTGGGGTTgtattcctcttctgcgtGACCATCATCTTTTCCCTGTCCTTTGGCCCTTGCAGTTG GGTCTATATGTCTGAGGTCATGCCCATGCAGATTCGTGGTAAAGGCAACGCCTTTGCGACAGGTATCGGTAACTGGGCCGTGGCTACTCTCTGGGCCCAAGTCTCTCCTATTGCTCTGGGCAAGCTTGGATGGAAGTTCTACTTTGTCTTTGTAGCATGGA ACATCTGCATTACCCTGCCGGTCATCTATTTCTGCTTCAAGGAAACCAAGCAGAAGTCCCTGGAAGAGATTGATTTGCTCTTTGGTGGTCGCGCCCTGGGCACTCTGCCGGAGAATATGGCCGAGAAGGGCGAGGAAACCGGTATCTCTGTGACAAACGTGGAGCACAGTGTTTGA
- a CDS encoding homeobox domain-containing protein, with protein MSDPEPSAAACSSSPPTVQTPESATLNYAFLVHSQKTLTQNLPPRVDNKLLARQKRRRTSPEDHAVLEAEYQRNPKPDKAARANIVSRVSLGEKEVQIWFQNRRQNDRRKSKPLQPHELLAPRSDVSSPLRQATSDDSPSGEQVSLSGGEQYDGREKDRDLAELLEDGVPQSSYESVESGGRDNTAQLSLSSQTSLSQASEISQELHKAVPDATSTQQDNDTPSDDTQLSAKRKRSISDLRGDVPTTLQQQQQQPTPGGLQVLKSPPSLRLSLSFDGEAMVRREGELTPSPPKGRNSLRIAMSSDGKAVIRTEDEPSPSKGRISMFSTRSSRFAGLRRSSSAVALGTPRAGAIEKEKAFGRSRDPRNWESFFDTDARSALSTPTSSQSAPNSASPNLMFAPGQRSLTRSLSARHTNMSTSTTHDYLNTPIPQHAGEKRRKLSRTVSSLGRLESSFSNLNRTPSGAYNISKVRDTMKDKDDLDIECGDSDKENWIPGTRVSHVRQRAASHHQSHRPVLKEANGRDGRINRNLAATGGRSRISQPSHRKSIKSMPELDADVSAFMAGGGVASQEEDLDCVQGLLSLSQGAWR; from the exons ATGTCGGATCCCGAGCCTTCTGCTGCGGCATgttcctcctctccgccaacCGTACAGACTCCTGAATCTGCTACTTTGAATTATGCCTTCCTCGTGCACTCCCAGAAGACCCTCACCCAGAACCTTCCCCCGCGAGTCGATAACAAGCTGCTCGCTCGTCAGAAGCGCCGTCGGACAAG TCCCGAGGACCACGCGGTACTCGAAGCCGAATATCAACGCAATCCCAAACCAGACAAGGCAGCGCGCGCCAATATTGTGAGTCGCGTCTCGTTGGGAGAGAAGGAAGTGCAG ATCTGGTTCCAGAATCGTCGTCAGAATGACCGGCGAAAGTCCAAACCCCTCCAGCCACACGAACTTCTCGCCCCTCGATCGGACGTATCTAGCCCTCTAAGACAAGCTACAAGCGACGACAGCCCTTCCGGGGAGCAAGTATCATTGAGTGGGGGGGAGCAGTACGATGGACGGGAAAAAGACAGGGATCTTGCAGAattgctggaagatggcgtGCCGCAGTCTTCCTATGAGTCGGTAGAAAGTGGAGGCAGGGACAATACGGCACAGCTTAGTTTGAGCTCACAGACAAGCCTGTCGCAAGCAAGCGAAATCAGTCAAGAGCTCCATAAGGCCGTTCCCGACGCAACGTCGACCCAGCAAGATAACGACACGCCGTCTGATGACACACAACTCTCTGCCAAGAGAAAGCGTTCCATTTCAGACCTGCGCGGAGATGTCCCAACCACacttcagcagcagcagcaacaaccaaCTCCTGGCGGCCTACAGGTTCTGAAGTCGCCACCATCCCTACGTCTGTCACTGTCCTTTGACGGAGAGGCAATGGTACGAAGAGAAGGCGAGTTGACACCGTCTCCCCCGAAAGGACGCAACTCTCTCCGGATCGCCATGTCTTCGGATGGGAAAGCTGTCATCCGTACAGAAGATGAGCCATCTCCGTCCAAAGGCCGCATTTCCATGTTTTCCACAAGAAGCTCCCGATTCGCAGGGCTTCGTAGAAGCAGTAGTGCTGTGGCCCTTGGAACACCTCGGGCTGGCGCCatagagaaggagaaagcaTTCGGGAGATCTCGAGACCCTCGGAACTGGGAATCATTTTTCGACACCGACGCAAGAAGCGCGTTGTCGACCCCAACCAGCTCTCAGAGTGCTCCTAACTCTGCCTCCCCGAACCTCATGTTTGCCCCTGGTCAGCGCTCATTGACCCGAAGCTTATCAGCAAGACACACTAATATGTCGACTTCGACCACCCACGATTACCTCAACACTCCGATTCCACAGCATGCTGGTGAGAAGCGGCGGAAACTCTCACGTACTGTCTCCTCTCTAGGCCGACTTGAGTCTAGCTTTAGCAATCTCAACAGAACGCCATCAGGCGCATATAATATCTCCAAAGTCCGTGATACCATGAAAGACAAGGATGATTTGGATATCGAATGCGGCGACTCGGACAAAGAAAACTGGATTCCTGGGACCCGAGTCTCACATGTCCGTCAGCGAGCCGCCTCCCACCATCAGTCCCATCGCCCAGTGCTCAAGGAAGCTAATGGACGAGATGGCAGGATAAACAGGAATTTAGCCGCAACAGGCGGGCGTTCCCGAATTTCTCAACCGTCGCATCGCAAAAGCATCAAGTCCATGCCAGAGCTTGATGCTGATGTTTCAGCTTTCATGGCTGGCGGAGGAGTCGcaagccaagaagaagacctcgaCTGTGTTCAAGGTCTATTATCCTTGAGCCAAGGCGCTTGGAGGTAG
- a CDS encoding flavin monoamine oxidase family protein, whose translation MALKLPSLRQEIDSEGGCVHRHVDHHKSVTDFEQVHQTKIGDHLIDLGPNWIHGTEKNPITGVAEVTGTTIEDFEGEQIIFSRAGKLVDEATSARISEFVWSTIDEAFEYSNALKDSIPPDQSLLDFFKERVSKTGLNPEEKELCIETCKLWGAYVGDSIERQSLKFFCLEECIDGNNFFVASTYKKILDHVSEAAIQHADIRLNQPIIKIETNFRENSSAARRVILTTAAGESHQFDEVVVTCPLGWLKRNKSAFQPALPARHLQAIDSISYGRLEKVYVTFPRAFWHADAEAGLNGPDPKGTANHNPTFAVFHDPTYAEHPPDILWNQECISFAGLPGDCAHPTLLFYTYGPCATYVVSKIANLDPTTDEYYNFLDGFLRPFYSRLHGYSASSADCKPLAFVATQWQNDPYAGNGSYCNFQVGLEQGDKDIEALRGAIGPERGVWFAGEHTAPFVALGTSTGAYWSGERAAGEICRFHDLGRLGIGAGRDDSLPSAVPRKVASSA comes from the exons ATGGCGCTCAAGTTACCATCTTTGAGGCAAGAGATCGACTCGGAGGGCGGGTGCGTTCACAGGCACGTTGATCACCACAAGTCAGTTACTGATTTCGAACAGGTTCATCAAACAAAGATCGGCGATCATCTTATAGACTT GGGCCCTAACTGGATTCATGGCACGGAGAAGAATCCCATCACCGGCGTGGCAGAGGTGACCGGAACGACTATCGAGGATTTTGAAGGCGAGCAGATCATTTTCTCCAGAGCTGGAAAGCTCGTCGATGAGGCCACCTCGGCCAGGATCTCTGAGTTCGTATGGAGCACGATAGACGAAGCGTTTGAGTATAGCAATGCCCTCAAAGACTCTATTCCTCCCGATCAAAGTCTGCTTGACTTCTTTAAGGAGAGAGTCAGCAAAACGGGCTTAAACCCTGAGGAAAAGGAGCTCTGTATAGAGACATGTAAGCTGTGGGGAGCGTATGTTGGTGACTCTATTGAGAGACAGAGTCTCAAGTTCTTCTGTCTGGAAGAATGTATAGACGGGA ACAACTTCTTCGTCGCATCTACATACAAGAAGATCTTGGACCACGTTTCCGAAGCAGCCATCCAACATGCTGACATCCGCCTCAATCAGCCGATCATCAAAATCGAGACAAATTTCCGAGAGAACTCGAGCGCCGCTCGCAGGGTGATACTGACAACCGCAGCCGGCGAGTCTCACCAATTCGACGAAGTAGTAGTAACCTGCCCGCTCGGCTGGCTGAAACGCAACAAATCTGCCTTCCAACCAGCACTGCCCGCTCGACACCTCCAGGCCATCGACAGTATCTCCTACGGCCGACTTGAGAAGGTATACGTGACATTTCCACGAGCCTTCTGGCACGCCGACGCAGAAGCCGGGCTGAACGGCCCGGACCCCAAAGGCACCGCTAATCACAATCCCACCTTTGCGGTTTTCCACGACCCAACCTACGCCGAACACCCCCCAGACATCCTCTGGAACCAAGAGTGTATATCATTCGCCGGCCTTCCCGGCGATTGCGCCCACCCCACACTCCTCTTTTACACCTACGGCCCCTGCGCCACATACGTCGTCTCCAAGATCGCTAATCTTGACCCCACCACGGACGAATACTATAACTTCCTCGACGGCTTCCTGCGCCCATTCTACTCCCGCCTGCACGGGTACTCGGCCTCGTCGGCCGACTGCAAACCCCTCGCTTTCGTCGCCACCCAGTGGCAGAATGACCCCTACGCGGGAAACGGCTCCTACTGCAATTTCCAGGTAGGTCTTGAGCAGGGCGACAAGGACATCGAGGCGCTCCGGGGGGCTATCGGCCCCGAGCGCGGGGTCTGGTTCGCGGGCGAGCACACAGCGCCCTTTGTGGCGCTAGGGACAAGCACGGGTGCGTACTGGAGTGGGGAGCGGGCGGCTGGGGAGATATGTCGGTTTCATGACCTAGGTAGATTGGGGATCGGTGCTGGAAGGGACGATTCCCTTCCCTCGGCTGTGCCGAGGAAGGTTGCTTCGTCTGCTTGA